One segment of Gemmatimonadaceae bacterium DNA contains the following:
- a CDS encoding DPP IV N-terminal domain-containing protein, producing MKSIVWRAATAFALGFVPIACNEDTTPLSSTQPIEPPSGLLHITVETSGDDPDRDGYALSINRQSRGNITSTGTFAARLFTGTYELRLERIADNCAVQGQHPRFITVEPNVTLDVTFSVVCEVIGFAVVTRTSGADLPLDVSFEIDGRPSGPSLGPNDSVAIVRQRAGAKSIFLSRVPQNCQLLSRNPLSVELVPKSIAVARFELTCTRTEKRIAFVDFDRIMTADAEGAFLTALRDGNDPSWSPDGKRIAFADGFCFWGCSSKGVAILDSETREVTPVPNTKNAFGTAWSPDGNAIAFVERNNLFTVQPDGSDLKKLTDGSFKEARNPAWSPDGKLLVFDCEIIQASSQLCVVNRDGTGLKRLTDNVSFDGDATWSPDGLWIAFETNRYSGQKDIAIMKADGTNVTRVATGADPAWMPDGARLLFAGSDGIFTVRTDGTQLTRFTTGSHYQPAWRP from the coding sequence ATGAAGAGCATTGTGTGGCGGGCAGCAACTGCGTTCGCGCTGGGATTTGTGCCGATCGCTTGCAACGAGGATACAACGCCCTTGAGTTCGACTCAGCCGATAGAGCCCCCCTCGGGGTTGCTCCATATCACAGTCGAAACGAGTGGCGACGATCCTGATCGTGACGGATACGCGCTTTCCATCAACAGACAATCCCGCGGAAACATCACCTCCACGGGCACCTTCGCCGCGCGCCTTTTTACCGGCACCTACGAGCTGAGGCTCGAGCGTATCGCCGACAACTGCGCGGTTCAGGGGCAGCACCCGCGCTTCATCACGGTCGAGCCGAACGTCACGCTGGACGTCACGTTTTCCGTCGTCTGTGAGGTGATCGGATTCGCGGTCGTGACGAGGACATCCGGAGCGGATTTGCCCCTCGATGTCAGCTTCGAAATAGATGGAAGGCCGTCAGGGCCTAGCCTCGGGCCGAACGACTCCGTCGCCATCGTTCGTCAGCGTGCTGGCGCCAAGTCCATCTTCCTCTCCCGCGTGCCCCAAAATTGTCAACTGCTGAGCAGGAACCCTTTGAGCGTGGAGCTGGTCCCGAAATCGATAGCTGTCGCCCGATTCGAGCTGACCTGCACGCGTACCGAGAAGCGCATTGCATTCGTCGACTTTGACCGAATCATGACAGCAGATGCAGAGGGGGCGTTCCTGACCGCCCTCCGCGACGGGAATGACCCGTCGTGGTCTCCCGATGGAAAGAGGATCGCCTTTGCGGACGGGTTCTGCTTTTGGGGATGCTCCAGCAAGGGCGTGGCGATCCTGGATAGTGAAACCCGCGAGGTGACGCCTGTCCCGAACACGAAGAACGCGTTCGGCACGGCGTGGAGCCCTGATGGAAACGCAATTGCGTTCGTGGAGCGGAATAATCTTTTCACCGTCCAGCCGGACGGATCTGATCTTAAAAAACTGACCGATGGAAGCTTCAAGGAGGCTCGCAACCCCGCATGGTCGCCCGATGGGAAGCTCCTGGTGTTCGACTGCGAAATCATCCAGGCCAGTTCCCAGCTGTGCGTCGTGAACAGGGACGGCACCGGGCTGAAGCGACTTACCGACAATGTGTCTTTCGACGGTGACGCCACATGGAGTCCGGACGGGCTCTGGATCGCTTTCGAGACAAATCGCTACAGCGGCCAGAAAGACATCGCAATCATGAAAGCCGACGGCACGAACGTGACGAGAGTAGCGACGGGCGCCGATCCCGCATGGATGCCGGACGGCGCGCGGCTTCTCTTCGCGGGTTCAGATGGAATCTTCACTGTACGCACCGACGGAACGCAATTGACTCGCTTCACCACCGGATCGCATTACCAGCCGGCGTGGCGGCCATAA
- a CDS encoding arylsulfotransferase family protein encodes MSAIAVAEVRLTDSIRVRFGPVGQALDSVTSASVASGPSVSLPVLGLLEWTSYRMQVVAVNSCGATTGKSHELITESLPADLPRYTASGADPSPGYVAFAAGSYGIVIDNSGRVVWYHRFANGPGLNFQPQPNGRYAARPNATSGAPGAWLEVDVLGNITRTLRCGRGLEPRPHDLLALRDGSYWLLCDETRALDLTASGRSAQTPVQGTAIQHVSASGELLFDWSPFDHFETELGALEPADRAGTVINWTHGNSFDLDPTGNLIVSFRNLSEITKIDTRTGAVVWRMGGLRNQFTAEIAGGQLFARQHGVRATGAGEIVLLDNLGDRSQTRAERYRFDESSRSVQLTQSVASSTGAVALLGGTTQSLPGGRMLVSYGNGGSVEEYDRAGNVIWKIGGNPGYIFRATRIQSLYTPGAGDPR; translated from the coding sequence TTGAGCGCAATCGCTGTAGCCGAAGTACGACTCACCGACAGCATTCGCGTGCGCTTCGGCCCGGTCGGTCAGGCTCTGGACAGCGTGACTTCTGCGAGTGTTGCGTCCGGCCCTTCGGTAAGTCTCCCCGTCCTCGGGCTTCTCGAATGGACGAGCTATCGCATGCAGGTTGTCGCAGTCAACTCGTGCGGCGCAACCACCGGCAAATCGCACGAGCTCATTACGGAATCCCTGCCGGCCGATCTGCCGAGGTACACTGCGTCAGGCGCCGATCCTTCGCCTGGTTATGTGGCGTTTGCAGCAGGCAGCTACGGGATCGTCATCGACAACAGCGGCCGCGTGGTATGGTACCACCGGTTTGCAAACGGCCCGGGGCTGAACTTTCAGCCGCAGCCGAACGGCCGTTACGCAGCACGGCCGAACGCAACAAGTGGAGCGCCAGGCGCGTGGCTCGAGGTCGACGTGCTGGGGAACATCACACGCACTTTGCGTTGCGGGCGTGGACTGGAGCCGCGTCCGCACGACCTGCTCGCCCTCCGTGACGGCTCCTACTGGCTGCTGTGCGATGAGACACGCGCTCTGGACCTCACGGCGTCGGGGCGCTCAGCGCAGACACCTGTGCAGGGAACCGCAATCCAGCACGTAAGCGCGAGCGGCGAGCTGCTGTTCGACTGGAGTCCGTTCGATCACTTCGAGACCGAGCTTGGCGCCCTCGAACCGGCCGACAGGGCGGGCACCGTCATCAACTGGACGCACGGCAACTCCTTTGATCTCGATCCCACCGGGAACCTCATTGTGTCGTTCCGCAACTTGAGCGAAATAACGAAGATCGATACGCGAACGGGCGCTGTCGTGTGGCGAATGGGGGGATTACGAAATCAGTTCACAGCGGAAATTGCCGGCGGGCAGCTGTTCGCCCGGCAGCATGGCGTCCGGGCCACCGGCGCGGGAGAGATCGTCCTGCTGGACAACCTTGGCGACAGGTCGCAGACCCGCGCCGAGCGGTACCGGTTCGATGAAAGCTCCCGGAGCGTGCAACTGACCCAGTCAGTTGCGTCCTCCACCGGCGCCGTGGCGCTGCTCGGCGGAACGACACAAAGTCTGCCGGGCGGACGTATGCTCGTCTCCTACGGGAATGGCGGGAGCGTGGAAGAGTACGATCGCGCGGGCAATGTCATTTGGAAGATCGGCGGGAACCCGGGCTACATATTCCGTGCGACGCGAATCCAGTCGCTGTACACACCGGGCGCGGGTGATCCGCGTTAA
- a CDS encoding arsenite methyltransferase: protein MTTSAEDLTTVVREKYGEAARRAAEGAKASCCGPVNSCCGGDAFNGTTDPITSNLYANGETDELPSAAVLASLGCGNPTALAQLEEGEVVLDLGSGGGIDVILSARRVGDTGKAYGLDMTDDMLALARQNAADANVTNVEFLRGQIESIPLPNNSVDVIISNCVINLSGDKRTVLAEAFRVLKPGGRFAVSDVVVRGETPPEVRKSMELWIGCVAGALEEQEFLSLLTEVGFENPSIEPTRIYEARDAAAFLAGTGLNVETVSAQIDGNFMSGFIRATKPGGSAKPKNAATALQPASTSPAAIPAAPSNTREQ, encoded by the coding sequence ATGACGACATCAGCTGAAGATCTCACCACAGTCGTTCGCGAGAAGTACGGCGAGGCCGCACGCAGAGCCGCCGAAGGCGCAAAAGCCTCATGCTGCGGGCCTGTCAACTCCTGCTGCGGAGGAGATGCGTTCAACGGTACGACTGACCCGATCACCTCGAATCTCTACGCAAACGGCGAGACCGATGAGCTACCGTCCGCGGCAGTTCTCGCATCGCTCGGCTGCGGAAACCCGACGGCGCTCGCACAGCTCGAAGAGGGAGAGGTTGTGCTCGATCTCGGATCCGGCGGCGGCATCGATGTAATTCTCTCGGCACGAAGAGTCGGCGACACCGGCAAGGCGTATGGCCTGGACATGACTGACGATATGCTCGCCCTCGCAAGGCAGAACGCGGCAGACGCAAACGTGACGAATGTCGAGTTCCTGCGAGGCCAGATCGAGTCGATCCCGCTGCCGAACAATTCAGTCGACGTAATTATCTCCAACTGCGTGATCAATCTTTCGGGAGACAAGCGGACTGTGCTTGCCGAGGCATTCAGGGTGCTGAAGCCCGGCGGCCGCTTCGCGGTGAGCGATGTCGTCGTACGGGGCGAGACGCCGCCGGAGGTACGAAAGAGCATGGAGCTCTGGATAGGCTGTGTCGCAGGCGCGCTGGAAGAGCAGGAATTTCTTTCTCTTCTCACCGAAGTGGGATTCGAGAATCCAAGTATCGAGCCTACGCGAATCTATGAGGCACGCGACGCCGCAGCCTTTCTCGCTGGAACCGGGCTCAATGTCGAAACCGTTTCGGCTCAGATCGACGGAAATTTCATGAGTGGATTTATCAGAGCGACGAAACCCGGGGGATCTGCAAAGCCAAAGAATGCCGCCACGGCACTCCAGCCGGCTTCTACTTCTCCTGCAGCAATACCGGCAGCGCCTTCGAATACCCGGGAGCAGTGA
- a CDS encoding metalloregulator ArsR/SmtB family transcription factor — protein sequence MTNQEMLLYHGDMTATRARDLDRAVGLFHALSDATRLAALDMLRNGEKCVCELQDQLDVAQSRLSFHLKVLKDAGLVEDRKEGRWSYYTIVPNALDEAHDLVINFLPKSVGTGRTLRVVAGSIRSTTKSCCG from the coding sequence TTGACAAATCAAGAAATGTTGTTGTATCATGGCGACATGACCGCTACTCGTGCTCGCGACCTCGATCGCGCCGTCGGACTTTTTCATGCACTGTCCGATGCGACGCGCCTGGCTGCACTCGATATGCTGCGCAACGGCGAGAAGTGCGTGTGCGAGCTCCAGGACCAGCTCGATGTCGCGCAGTCCCGGCTTTCGTTTCACCTGAAGGTCTTGAAGGACGCGGGGCTTGTCGAAGATCGTAAGGAAGGACGCTGGTCGTACTACACCATTGTGCCGAACGCGCTGGACGAAGCGCATGACCTTGTCATCAACTTCCTTCCGAAGAGCGTCGGCACGGGCAGAACGCTCCGCGTGGTAGCGGGTTCCATCAGAAGCACCACAAAATCCTGTTGCGGCTGA
- the bla gene encoding subclass B3 metallo-beta-lactamase codes for MAALAVFLGRKWKADSDRGGQKPAEPFRIAGNFYYVGANDAAAFLITGPDGHVVLDGGYPGTAPMIMASISKLGFDIKDVKVLLNSEPHFDHAGGLAALQQASGAELWASEASANAIASGGDDPDIILPLRALIRIGIISYPAARVDHRFEDGDTIRVGPSALTAHVTGGHTRGCTSWSFPVRDGDRVLNVVSACSLIVLQGMGYPEQGADIERSFRVLRSLPADIWVSSHARQWGRYRKFVARDTAKNPADPFIDPEGYRAYIDTAQARFRRGVVQ; via the coding sequence GTGGCCGCCCTCGCCGTGTTTCTCGGTAGGAAATGGAAGGCCGACTCGGACCGCGGCGGGCAGAAGCCCGCCGAACCGTTCCGCATCGCCGGCAACTTCTACTACGTCGGCGCGAACGACGCCGCGGCCTTCCTGATCACCGGGCCCGATGGCCACGTCGTGCTCGATGGTGGCTATCCCGGCACCGCGCCGATGATCATGGCGAGCATCTCAAAGCTCGGCTTCGACATCAAGGACGTCAAAGTGCTCCTGAACTCGGAGCCGCACTTCGACCACGCGGGCGGGCTGGCGGCGCTCCAGCAGGCGTCCGGCGCCGAGTTGTGGGCCAGCGAAGCGAGCGCGAACGCAATCGCTTCCGGCGGTGACGACCCCGACATCATCCTGCCGTTGAGGGCCCTCATCCGTATCGGGATCATCAGCTACCCGGCCGCGCGCGTCGACCACCGGTTCGAGGACGGCGACACGATCCGTGTCGGCCCGAGCGCGCTCACCGCGCACGTCACCGGCGGCCACACGCGCGGCTGCACCTCGTGGTCGTTCCCCGTCCGCGACGGTGACCGCGTGCTGAACGTCGTGAGTGCCTGCAGCCTGATCGTGCTTCAAGGGATGGGGTATCCAGAACAAGGGGCCGACATCGAGCGCAGCTTCCGCGTGCTGCGTAGCCTCCCCGCCGACATCTGGGTGAGCTCGCATGCGAGACAGTGGGGCAGGTACCGCAAGTTCGTCGCACGCGACACGGCGAAGAACCCGGCGGACCCGTTTATCGACCCCGAGGGGTACCGCGCCTACATCGACACCGCACAGGCGCGATTCCGCAGGGGGGTCGTCCAGTAG
- a CDS encoding alpha/beta fold hydrolase has translation MRTQGVGDDLMRSGEGVSVIDGSEALEFLPTSAIGRAGLVFLCGSGISARAYAPLLRPIAKAGYSVFVVRLPYRFAPFASHKEEAITRARRVIATHPELGHWVIAGHSLGAVLAARLAQADRRTTAALVLVGTTHPKQDDLSFLSIPVTKIYATNDGVAPVDRVLGNRRLLPARTVWAAIEGGNHSQFGHYGHQLFDGTATISREAQQATTRGKLLEVLGGVAR, from the coding sequence GTGCGAACTCAGGGCGTTGGCGATGACCTCATGCGAAGCGGGGAAGGAGTGTCCGTCATCGATGGCTCAGAGGCGTTGGAGTTCCTGCCCACCTCGGCGATTGGCCGGGCTGGTCTCGTCTTCCTGTGCGGGTCCGGAATTTCCGCACGGGCATACGCACCTCTGCTACGGCCAATCGCCAAGGCTGGATACTCCGTGTTCGTTGTCAGGCTCCCGTATAGATTCGCTCCCTTTGCGTCACACAAGGAGGAGGCAATAACCCGGGCCCGGCGAGTGATCGCAACGCATCCCGAGCTGGGACACTGGGTGATAGCTGGCCATTCCCTTGGAGCTGTCCTCGCTGCGCGCCTTGCTCAGGCCGATCGACGAACGACCGCCGCGTTGGTGCTGGTCGGTACAACTCATCCAAAACAGGACGACCTTTCGTTTCTCTCGATTCCCGTTACGAAGATCTACGCCACGAATGACGGCGTTGCGCCTGTGGATCGAGTCCTGGGAAACCGGAGGTTACTCCCGGCACGGACTGTCTGGGCCGCAATCGAAGGCGGCAACCACTCACAGTTTGGTCACTATGGCCATCAGCTCTTTGACGGGACGGCGACCATCAGTCGTGAGGCACAACAGGCGACCACACGCGGGAAGCTGCTCGAAGTGCTTGGCGGGGTTGCGCGATGA
- a CDS encoding M1 family aminopeptidase, which produces MIRTQATAIIAALTVLAGCGGRVRVPPLDLPEPRATRVGIVPPAGPYQSGVDAIHYAITIELPDTGKHITASTRADLLITAPLDSVWLDLTGLRVRTVTTQARRASVRAVSFRQDSARIHFPLHDARPGDTLHVTVLYDGEPDDGLIIRNNVHGARGAFADNWPDRARFWFPVIDHPSDKATVDYTVTAPAAWEVIANGVRTGLMEGAALTEQKRTWKWRIDQPIPAYLMVIGAADFAIGVTDRCAPGGAAPPHNGCVPVSYYAFPQDSLNNANIFRRSGQMIAHFANLVAPFPYPQLANVQSATRFGGMENAGAIFYSETALSKNTLAESTVSHEIAHQWFGDAVTPGHWSHLWLSEGFATYFGNQFFERADGLARFRQLTTESWQGYLKSPVTDLAIVDTTAVPKNDLVALLNANSYNKGGAVLHMLRGLLGDEVFFSGIRRYYRRFAHGNARTPDLQRALEEESGRDLGWFFQQWVYRPGHPILAVTHSYDAAAREAVVTVNQTQKAAWPTFRFPLELAVSAAGTTSSQRVQVNARSEVFRFKTSGPVTGVQVDPNGWLLHAAAK; this is translated from the coding sequence ATGATTCGCACACAGGCAACCGCCATCATCGCCGCGCTCACAGTTTTGGCCGGATGCGGCGGAAGGGTCAGGGTTCCGCCCCTCGATCTCCCGGAGCCGCGGGCTACACGGGTCGGCATCGTGCCGCCGGCCGGACCATACCAATCCGGGGTCGATGCCATCCACTACGCCATCACGATCGAGCTGCCCGACACCGGCAAGCACATCACCGCCAGTACCCGCGCCGATCTGTTGATCACAGCTCCACTCGATTCGGTCTGGCTCGATCTTACCGGCCTGCGCGTGCGCACCGTGACCACTCAGGCGCGCCGCGCGAGCGTCCGGGCAGTGTCCTTCCGCCAGGATTCCGCCCGCATTCACTTCCCGCTACACGATGCGCGCCCGGGAGATACGCTGCACGTTACCGTGCTCTACGACGGCGAGCCCGACGATGGCCTCATCATTCGAAATAACGTGCACGGAGCGCGCGGCGCCTTCGCCGACAACTGGCCCGATCGCGCGCGTTTCTGGTTTCCGGTCATCGATCATCCCAGCGACAAGGCCACAGTCGACTACACGGTTACCGCCCCCGCAGCCTGGGAAGTCATTGCCAACGGAGTGCGCACAGGCTTGATGGAAGGCGCGGCCCTCACCGAGCAGAAGCGCACCTGGAAGTGGCGGATCGACCAGCCCATTCCGGCGTATCTCATGGTCATCGGTGCGGCCGACTTCGCCATCGGCGTCACCGATCGCTGCGCGCCAGGTGGGGCTGCCCCCCCTCACAACGGCTGTGTACCGGTCAGCTACTATGCGTTCCCCCAGGACAGCCTCAACAACGCTAACATCTTCCGCCGCTCCGGCCAGATGATCGCACACTTCGCCAACCTGGTGGCGCCCTTCCCGTACCCGCAGCTGGCCAATGTCCAGTCCGCGACTCGCTTTGGCGGGATGGAGAACGCCGGAGCCATCTTCTATTCGGAGACTGCGCTCAGCAAGAACACGCTGGCGGAATCAACCGTCTCGCACGAGATCGCACACCAATGGTTCGGCGATGCCGTGACACCCGGACACTGGAGCCACCTCTGGCTCTCCGAAGGCTTCGCCACCTACTTCGGCAACCAGTTCTTTGAACGCGCCGACGGCCTCGCCCGCTTCCGGCAACTGACCACCGAGTCCTGGCAGGGTTACCTCAAATCACCAGTCACCGACCTCGCCATCGTCGACACCACCGCGGTACCCAAAAACGACCTGGTGGCTTTGCTCAATGCAAATTCCTACAACAAGGGCGGCGCCGTTCTTCATATGCTACGCGGTTTGCTGGGCGATGAAGTCTTCTTCTCGGGGATCCGCCGATATTATCGCCGCTTCGCCCACGGCAATGCACGCACCCCCGACCTGCAGCGCGCTCTCGAGGAAGAATCCGGACGCGATCTGGGCTGGTTCTTTCAGCAGTGGGTCTATCGTCCCGGCCATCCCATACTGGCGGTCACCCATAGCTACGATGCGGCCGCCCGCGAGGCGGTTGTTACGGTCAATCAGACCCAGAAAGCGGCATGGCCCACCTTCCGCTTTCCCCTGGAGCTAGCCGTTTCCGCCGCCGGCACCACCTCGTCGCAGCGAGTGCAGGTGAACGCACGCAGTGAAGTATTTCGCTTCAAGACATCAGGGCCAGTTACCGGCGTGCAGGTTGACCCCAATGGCTGGCTGTTACACGCTGCCGCCAAATAG